A genome region from bacterium includes the following:
- a CDS encoding AMP-binding protein — protein sequence MSGTARATPFALPLVRPLRIAGVAVAARFGTLFELGRGCGEASARPGAAPPDVVSAAARRAALECAALDDRARAAGVPLAALLGGVRRRRIPLNALLAAGDPEAAAAEAAAWVRRGVRCLKLKLDPTDLAGERRRLAAVRAAVGPAVALRADANAAWSVDDAIAALRALAAYDLEYVEQPVADIAGLAAVRRAVPVAIAADESAADLAGVERLIAAAAADVIVIKPAWLGLRDSIAVARRARAAGLGVTVTSALDASVGIAAAAQVAAAIEGPLLACGLATAALLASDLVRSPLAIADGALVVPEAPGLGVEVDAAALARAQMGTAYAVDAEAIPRSRRRAAPPPTAAPAARSLLAERAATHGERVALEDGERTLTFAALHRRAAAVAARLATAGVGGGERVGLLLGDRLAFAVWLHGIAHRGAVAVPLGERLTAAELERQLRAAPCRALITDGDTDALARALPDALVGARLAGSDIGSGNAPAAPFDPAAPHSIVFTSGSSGAPKPIALTAGNHYWSALGSALALGVRDDDRWLACLPLHHVGGLAILMRGLVSALPVVLQPRFDPAAVNAAIDGAGISRLSLVPTMLQRVLEARGARPFPPRLRTVLLGGAPAPRALLAACARRGVPVVTTYGMTEAASQIAVDGRPLLGVSIRVRRDGALAPPGVVGIVEIDGPVVSPLARDGEGWLATRDLGVLAADGRLAIVGRADDVIISGGENVHPREVEEALESHPGIAEACVFGLPDPIWGEIVAAWVRPLTAPGPDPGALLAHARARLASGKVPRRLRVVADFPRSPAGKILRRAVRAAAR from the coding sequence CTGGCGGCGCTGCTCGGCGGCGTGCGCCGCCGGCGCATTCCGCTCAACGCCCTGCTCGCCGCCGGCGACCCCGAGGCGGCCGCCGCCGAGGCCGCGGCATGGGTGCGGCGCGGCGTCCGCTGCCTCAAGCTGAAGCTCGACCCGACGGATCTCGCCGGCGAGCGGCGGCGATTGGCCGCCGTCCGCGCCGCGGTCGGCCCGGCGGTCGCGCTGCGCGCCGACGCCAACGCGGCGTGGTCGGTGGACGACGCGATCGCGGCGCTGCGGGCGCTCGCCGCATACGACCTCGAGTACGTCGAGCAGCCGGTGGCGGACATCGCCGGCCTGGCGGCGGTGCGCCGCGCCGTCCCGGTGGCCATCGCCGCCGACGAATCCGCCGCCGACCTGGCAGGCGTGGAGCGGCTCATCGCCGCCGCGGCGGCCGACGTGATCGTCATCAAACCGGCGTGGCTGGGTCTGCGCGACAGCATCGCCGTCGCGCGCCGCGCCCGCGCCGCCGGGCTCGGCGTGACGGTGACCTCGGCGCTCGACGCGAGCGTCGGCATCGCCGCCGCGGCGCAGGTGGCGGCGGCGATCGAGGGACCGCTGCTGGCCTGCGGGCTGGCGACGGCGGCGCTGCTGGCAAGCGACCTGGTGCGGTCGCCGCTGGCCATCGCCGACGGCGCGCTGGTGGTGCCCGAGGCACCCGGGCTGGGCGTCGAGGTCGACGCCGCGGCGCTGGCGCGGGCGCAGATGGGGACGGCGTATGCGGTCGATGCCGAGGCCATCCCACGATCCCGACGCCGCGCGGCGCCGCCCCCGACCGCGGCGCCGGCCGCGCGTTCGCTCCTGGCCGAGCGGGCGGCGACGCATGGCGAACGCGTCGCGCTCGAGGACGGCGAGCGGACGCTCACCTTCGCGGCGCTGCACCGGCGCGCCGCCGCGGTGGCGGCTCGGCTCGCGACCGCCGGCGTCGGCGGCGGCGAGCGCGTCGGGCTGCTGCTCGGCGATCGCCTCGCCTTCGCCGTCTGGCTGCACGGCATCGCCCACCGCGGCGCGGTGGCGGTGCCGCTCGGCGAGCGGCTGACCGCGGCGGAGCTGGAACGACAGTTGCGCGCGGCGCCGTGCCGGGCGCTGATCACCGACGGCGACACCGACGCGCTGGCGCGCGCGTTGCCGGATGCGCTGGTCGGCGCGCGCCTGGCCGGGTCCGACATCGGCAGCGGCAACGCGCCCGCGGCGCCCTTCGATCCCGCGGCGCCGCACAGCATCGTCTTCACCTCCGGCAGCAGCGGGGCGCCGAAGCCGATCGCGCTCACCGCCGGCAACCACTACTGGAGCGCGCTCGGCTCGGCGCTGGCGCTCGGCGTGCGCGACGACGACCGCTGGCTCGCCTGCCTGCCCCTGCACCACGTCGGCGGCCTCGCCATCCTGATGCGCGGCCTGGTGTCGGCGCTCCCGGTGGTGTTGCAGCCGCGCTTCGACCCGGCGGCGGTGAATGCCGCCATCGACGGCGCCGGCATCTCGCGCCTCTCGCTGGTGCCGACCATGCTGCAGCGGGTGCTCGAGGCGCGCGGCGCGCGCCCCTTCCCGCCGCGTCTGCGCACCGTGCTGCTCGGCGGCGCGCCGGCGCCGCGCGCGCTGCTCGCGGCGTGCGCGCGCCGCGGCGTGCCGGTGGTGACCACCTACGGCATGACCGAGGCGGCGTCGCAGATCGCGGTCGACGGCCGGCCGCTGCTCGGCGTCTCGATCCGGGTGCGGCGCGACGGGGCGCTGGCGCCGCCCGGCGTGGTCGGAATCGTCGAGATCGACGGCCCGGTGGTCAGCCCGCTCGCGCGCGACGGCGAGGGCTGGCTGGCGACGCGCGACCTCGGCGTCCTGGCGGCCGACGGCCGCCTGGCGATCGTCGGCCGCGCCGACGACGTCATCATCAGCGGCGGCGAGAACGTGCACCCGCGCGAGGTCGAGGAGGCGCTCGAGAGCCATCCCGGAATCGCCGAGGCCTGCGTCTTCGGCCTCCCCGATCCGATCTGGGGCGAGATCGTCGCCGCCTGGGTGCGGCCGCTGACGGCGCCGGGTCCCGACCCCGGGGCGCTGCTCGCCCACGCGCGGGCGCGGCTGGCGAGCGGCAAGGTGCCGCGCCGGCTGCGCGTGGTCGCCGACTTCCCGCGCTCGCCGGCCGGCAAGATCCTGCGCCGCGCGGTGCGCGCCGCGGCGCGCTGA
- a CDS encoding NAD-dependent isocitrate dehydrogenase — protein MSKHSVVCIPGDGIGPEVMTAVQRILAAADAPLEWVERQAGLAALAESTDVLPAATLEAIEHCGVALKGPCTTPVGEGFTSVNVQLRKRMTLYAAVRPVRNLAGVQTRFDGVDLIIIRENTEGLYSGIENQITDDAVMSMKVATHTACTRIAHWAFRFATRRQRRKITVFHKANIMKMTDGLFLREARRVHQREYPNIDYQEMIIDAGCMKLVQDPTQFDVLLLENLYGDVVSDLCAGLVGGLGVVPGANYGDRHAVFEAVHGSAPDIAGSGIANPLALLMSAVMMLNHLADERDDPRCRQVGERIKRAYDGALEAGEKTRDLGGSLGTDGFANAVIRRLAG, from the coding sequence ATGAGCAAGCACTCGGTGGTGTGCATCCCAGGCGACGGCATCGGCCCGGAGGTGATGACGGCCGTGCAACGCATCCTCGCGGCGGCCGACGCGCCGCTCGAGTGGGTCGAGCGCCAGGCCGGCCTGGCGGCCCTCGCGGAGAGCACGGACGTCCTGCCGGCCGCGACCCTGGAGGCGATCGAGCACTGCGGCGTCGCCCTCAAGGGCCCGTGCACGACGCCGGTGGGCGAGGGCTTCACCTCGGTCAACGTGCAGTTGCGCAAGCGCATGACGCTGTACGCGGCGGTGCGGCCGGTGCGCAATCTGGCCGGGGTGCAGACGCGCTTCGACGGCGTCGACCTGATCATCATCCGCGAGAACACCGAAGGGCTCTACAGCGGCATCGAGAACCAGATCACCGATGACGCGGTGATGAGCATGAAGGTGGCGACCCACACCGCCTGCACCCGCATCGCCCACTGGGCGTTCCGCTTCGCCACCCGCCGCCAGCGGCGCAAGATCACCGTCTTCCACAAGGCCAACATCATGAAGATGACCGACGGCCTGTTCCTGCGCGAAGCGCGGCGGGTGCACCAGCGCGAGTACCCGAACATCGACTACCAGGAGATGATCATCGACGCCGGCTGCATGAAGCTGGTGCAGGATCCGACCCAGTTCGACGTGCTGCTGCTCGAGAACCTGTACGGCGACGTGGTCAGCGACCTGTGCGCCGGGCTGGTCGGCGGCCTCGGCGTCGTTCCCGGCGCCAACTACGGCGATCGCCATGCGGTCTTCGAAGCGGTGCACGGCTCGGCGCCCGACATCGCCGGCAGCGGCATCGCCAATCCGCTGGCGCTGCTGATGTCAGCGGTGATGATGCTCAACCACCTCGCCGACGAGCGCGACGACCCCCGTTGCCGGCAGGTCGGGGAGCGGATCAAGCGCGCCTACGACGGCGCCCTCGAGGCGGGAGAGAAGACCCGCGACCTCGGCGGCTCGCTCGGCACCGACGGCTTCGCCAACGCCGTCATCCGCCGCCTCGCCGGTTGA
- a CDS encoding HAMP domain-containing histidine kinase produces the protein MDEDSPLDSAYRNESEHLVADRLPLTVGLCLGLFGLAGIFEYLLYDDHWPVFLAIYPLEVAVFVPLLMWRRELVRRGWLSAVNILAWSALMILVHVYGWIAGMPPELTLLAAICLMTGVSLLLPWGLRGQSVLVAVALIASAALLAATPASAVPAPYLLFVSAAAAAVSLFGAHHLDLYRFAIFCEATRREEEAAVGQSLVAIAREINDSLDADDVLDRIADAIRSALHASWSVIILRDAQGGHLIVGTAGRVPGAIASLRGVEFDAGAFPLVDRILDARDLSLSDEDADSETAALLQRWETRSLLGAALSRRDAVIGVVLAGTRAGAARFADRGRELVRGVAQHVAIALNNVRLVSDLRRADSLKTEFLSTMSHELRTPLNVIIGYADLLRDEAFGPVIGDQQDVLRRLRDNAHSLLELINATLEVNRIEAGRSGLQLREVDLRTLLTELQYETDALPRQPGVALRWEVPRNADLIRTDPMKLKIVVRNLVGNALKFTKRGAVTVSVLFDARARLLDVQVRDTGVGIPSEHLPHIFDMFHQAPSDAATSGVGLGLYIVRRFVELLGGRVSASSRPGDGSIFRLSLPAGVVMQPQPVSIEEHRRRRSA, from the coding sequence GTGGACGAGGACTCCCCGCTCGACAGCGCCTATCGGAACGAGAGCGAGCACCTGGTCGCCGACCGCCTGCCGCTGACCGTGGGCCTCTGCCTCGGGCTGTTCGGGCTGGCCGGGATCTTCGAGTACCTGCTCTACGACGACCACTGGCCGGTGTTCCTGGCCATCTACCCGCTGGAGGTGGCGGTCTTCGTGCCGTTGCTGATGTGGCGGCGCGAGCTGGTGCGGCGCGGCTGGCTGTCGGCGGTCAACATCCTCGCCTGGTCGGCGCTGATGATCCTGGTGCACGTCTACGGCTGGATCGCCGGGATGCCGCCCGAGCTGACGTTGCTGGCGGCGATCTGCCTGATGACCGGCGTCTCGCTGCTGCTGCCCTGGGGCCTGCGCGGGCAGAGCGTGCTGGTGGCGGTGGCGCTGATCGCCAGCGCCGCGCTGCTGGCGGCGACCCCGGCCTCGGCGGTGCCGGCCCCCTACCTGCTGTTCGTCAGCGCCGCGGCGGCGGCGGTGTCGCTGTTCGGCGCCCACCACCTCGACCTCTACCGCTTCGCCATCTTCTGCGAGGCGACGCGGCGCGAGGAGGAGGCGGCGGTCGGCCAGAGCCTGGTGGCGATCGCGCGCGAGATCAACGACTCGCTCGACGCCGACGACGTGCTCGACCGCATCGCCGACGCCATCCGCAGCGCCCTGCACGCCAGTTGGAGCGTCATCATCCTGCGCGACGCGCAGGGCGGACACCTGATCGTCGGCACCGCCGGCCGCGTGCCGGGCGCGATCGCCAGCCTGCGCGGCGTCGAGTTCGACGCCGGCGCCTTCCCGCTGGTCGACCGCATCCTCGACGCGCGCGATCTGTCGCTCAGCGACGAGGACGCCGACAGCGAGACGGCGGCGCTGCTGCAGCGCTGGGAGACGCGCTCGCTGCTCGGCGCCGCGCTGTCGCGTCGCGACGCCGTCATCGGCGTCGTGCTCGCCGGCACCCGCGCCGGCGCGGCGCGCTTCGCCGACCGCGGGCGCGAGTTGGTGCGCGGCGTCGCGCAGCACGTCGCGATCGCGCTCAACAACGTCCGCCTGGTCAGCGACCTGCGGCGCGCCGACAGCCTCAAGACCGAGTTCCTGTCGACCATGTCGCACGAGCTGCGCACGCCGCTGAACGTCATCATCGGCTACGCCGACCTGTTGCGCGACGAGGCCTTCGGGCCGGTGATCGGCGATCAGCAGGACGTGCTCCGCCGGCTGCGCGACAACGCCCACTCGCTGCTCGAGCTGATCAACGCCACGCTCGAGGTGAACCGCATCGAAGCCGGCCGCAGCGGCCTGCAGCTCCGCGAGGTCGACCTGCGCACGCTGCTCACCGAGCTCCAGTACGAGACCGACGCGCTGCCGCGGCAGCCGGGGGTGGCGCTGCGCTGGGAAGTGCCGCGCAACGCCGATCTGATCCGCACCGACCCGATGAAGCTCAAGATCGTCGTCCGCAACCTGGTCGGCAACGCGCTCAAGTTCACCAAGCGGGGCGCCGTCACCGTGTCGGTGCTGTTCGACGCCCGCGCCCGCCTGCTCGACGTCCAGGTGCGCGATACCGGGGTGGGGATCCCGAGCGAGCACCTGCCGCACATCTTCGACATGTTCCACCAGGCGCCCAGCGATGCCGCGACCAGCGGCGTCGGCCTCGGCCTCTACATCGTCCGCCGCTTCGTGGAGCTGCTCGGCGGCCGGGTCAGCGCCAGCAGCCGCCCGGGCGACGGCTCGATCTTCCGCCTGTCCCTGCCCGCCGGCGTGGTGATGCAGCCGCAGCCGGTGTCGATCGAGGAGCACCGGCGCCGCAGGAGCGCCTGA
- a CDS encoding NAD(P)/FAD-dependent oxidoreductase, with amino-acid sequence MKIAIIGAGAAGLAAAYDLTRAGHSVTVFEAANRVGGLAAGFKADHWDWTLEKFYHHWFQSDADILGLIDELGARDKVIFPRPTTVVYHEGRFYPFDSPRRWITFPGFSWLDVVRFGAVGAYFKALPNGIALEKHTAHEWLQRWLGWRAYDAVWRPMLVGKFGEEHYKDINLAWLWARIKSRTMRLGTFEGGFQAFLDLLADRVRAAGATIALEAPIAQIATNPDGTLTVTTPEGPLVVDHCIATTAPRALARMAPQLPAAYSAQLTNLKSLGAVVMVITLRQRLTDYYWFNLPKEAGFPYLALVEHTNFLPPEHYGGDHILYCGDYLPPGHEYFQLSADALLERFLPSLSRFNPSFDRGWVKQHWVWRTEYAQPIPLRNHSRNIPAIKTPLPGLWLASMSQVYPWDRGTNYAVEIGRRVARMVMGKPETA; translated from the coding sequence ATGAAGATCGCGATCATCGGTGCCGGCGCCGCCGGCCTCGCCGCCGCATACGACCTGACCAGGGCCGGTCATTCCGTCACCGTGTTCGAGGCCGCGAACCGCGTCGGCGGGCTCGCCGCCGGATTCAAGGCCGACCACTGGGACTGGACGCTGGAGAAATTCTACCACCACTGGTTCCAGTCCGATGCCGACATCCTCGGCCTGATCGACGAGCTGGGCGCCAGGGACAAGGTGATCTTCCCGCGGCCGACCACCGTCGTCTACCACGAGGGGAGGTTCTATCCCTTCGACTCGCCGCGGCGCTGGATCACCTTCCCCGGTTTCAGTTGGCTCGATGTCGTCCGCTTCGGCGCCGTCGGCGCCTACTTCAAGGCGCTGCCCAACGGCATCGCGCTGGAGAAGCACACCGCGCACGAGTGGCTGCAGCGCTGGCTCGGGTGGCGCGCCTACGACGCGGTGTGGCGGCCGATGCTGGTCGGCAAGTTCGGCGAGGAGCACTACAAGGACATCAACCTCGCCTGGCTGTGGGCCCGCATCAAATCGCGGACGATGCGCCTCGGCACCTTCGAGGGCGGTTTCCAGGCCTTCCTCGACCTGCTCGCCGATCGGGTACGGGCCGCGGGCGCGACGATCGCCCTCGAGGCGCCGATCGCGCAGATCGCCACCAATCCGGACGGGACCCTGACCGTGACCACGCCCGAGGGGCCGTTGGTGGTCGACCACTGCATCGCCACCACCGCGCCGCGCGCCCTGGCGCGCATGGCGCCGCAGCTCCCCGCCGCGTACAGCGCCCAGCTCACCAACCTGAAGAGCCTCGGCGCCGTGGTGATGGTGATCACGCTGCGCCAGCGCCTCACCGACTACTACTGGTTCAACCTCCCCAAGGAGGCGGGCTTCCCCTACCTGGCACTGGTCGAGCACACCAACTTCCTGCCCCCCGAGCACTACGGCGGCGACCACATCCTGTACTGCGGCGACTACCTGCCGCCCGGCCACGAGTACTTCCAGCTCTCGGCCGACGCGCTGCTCGAGCGCTTCCTGCCGTCGCTGTCGCGCTTCAACCCGTCCTTCGACCGCGGCTGGGTGAAGCAGCACTGGGTCTGGCGTACCGAGTACGCCCAGCCCATCCCGCTGCGCAACCACTCGCGCAACATCCCGGCGATCAAGACGCCGCTGCCCGGCCTGTGGCTGGCCAGCATGAGCCAGGTCTACCCGTGGGACCGCGGCACCAACTACGCGGTCGAGATCGGCCGGCGCGTGGCCCGCATGGTGATGGGGAAGCCGGAGACGGCGTGA
- a CDS encoding GFA family protein produces the protein MRPPPLSRWSRPFQHDGANAERRGIARPCRRHGWSRGRTAVRCHAVCRETGRQRPRRDGTAGERHDATGGEVRNARRPTASRRDRPRCRPGSGSPRTPRARSLARRGRGLLRRTQQRGATLVTKTIEGGCLCGAVRYRIQGEPLVSTTCQCRTCRKASAAAIVPWLHLDAANFSFTAGRPVEFTSSPPVTRTFCGRCGTPLTYWTTDYGPAIDVTTNSLDDPEAFPPVAHVWTSHKLRWVELADGLPCLDEGPPSA, from the coding sequence ATGCGACCTCCACCGTTATCGCGCTGGTCACGGCCCTTTCAACACGACGGCGCGAACGCGGAGCGGCGCGGCATTGCCCGGCCATGTCGTCGACACGGCTGGAGTCGTGGGCGAACGGCGGTTCGCTGTCACGCCGTTTGCCGTGAGACCGGACGCCAGCGCCCGCGGCGGGACGGGACAGCGGGTGAGCGTCATGACGCCACCGGCGGCGAGGTTCGGAACGCCCGCCGGCCAACCGCCTCACGGCGCGACCGCCCGCGGTGCCGGCCCGGCTCCGGTTCGCCGCGGACGCCGCGGGCGCGCTCCCTCGCCCGGCGCGGCCGAGGTCTGCTACGTCGGACGCAGCAGCGAGGAGCGACGTTGGTGACCAAGACCATCGAAGGCGGCTGTCTGTGCGGCGCGGTGCGGTATCGCATCCAGGGTGAGCCGCTCGTCAGCACGACGTGCCAGTGTCGGACCTGCCGCAAGGCCTCGGCAGCGGCCATCGTGCCGTGGCTGCATCTCGATGCGGCGAATTTCTCGTTCACCGCGGGCAGGCCGGTCGAATTCACGTCGTCGCCCCCGGTCACGCGCACCTTCTGCGGACGCTGCGGCACGCCGTTGACCTACTGGACCACGGACTACGGGCCGGCGATCGACGTCACGACCAACAGCCTCGATGACCCGGAGGCGTTTCCGCCCGTCGCCCACGTCTGGACCAGTCACAAGCTGCGCTGGGTCGAGCTCGCGGACGGGCTGCCGTGCCTCGACGAAGGTCCGCCATCGGCATAG
- a CDS encoding glycosyltransferase family 4 protein — protein sequence MRVLIALTYYRPHVSGLTIYAERLARGLARRGHAVTVLTSRFAPALPEREQRDGVQVVRVPVALKVSKGVIMPRFPAAALAAIADADVVNVHMPQFEAALLAWLARWRRRAVVLTYQCDLRLPAGAFNRAVEWSLRPLNRLAAAAADAIVVSSDDYARHSPFLARSMAAVRAIAPLVDLPEPTAADTAALRAAWGAQRPTIGFAARFAAEKGVEYLLEALPAVLAAVPEARVVFSGAYKDTVGEEAYWQRLAPLLDRHRDRLTFLELLPMEQMPAFFAACDVLAVTSLNSTEAFGMVQVEAMLSGTPVVATDLPGVREAVGRTGMGLIVPPRDPQRLAAALVEVLGDRARFVRPRADVVAAFDLERSLRQYEELFAAVRRP from the coding sequence ATGCGCGTTCTCATCGCCCTCACCTACTACCGCCCCCACGTCAGCGGCCTGACGATCTACGCCGAGCGGCTGGCGCGCGGGCTGGCGCGGCGCGGCCACGCGGTGACGGTGCTGACCTCGCGCTTCGCGCCGGCGCTGCCGGAGCGCGAGCAGCGCGACGGCGTGCAGGTGGTGCGCGTGCCGGTGGCGCTGAAGGTGAGCAAGGGCGTGATCATGCCGCGCTTTCCGGCGGCGGCGCTGGCGGCGATCGCCGACGCCGACGTCGTCAACGTGCACATGCCGCAGTTCGAGGCGGCGCTGCTCGCCTGGCTGGCGCGGTGGCGGCGGCGCGCGGTGGTGCTCACCTACCAGTGCGACCTGCGGCTGCCGGCGGGCGCCTTCAATCGCGCCGTCGAATGGAGTCTGCGGCCGCTCAACCGGCTTGCCGCCGCCGCCGCCGACGCGATCGTCGTCAGCAGCGACGACTACGCCCGCCACTCGCCGTTCCTGGCGCGGTCGATGGCGGCGGTGCGCGCCATCGCGCCGCTCGTCGACCTGCCGGAGCCGACCGCCGCCGACACCGCGGCGCTGCGCGCCGCCTGGGGCGCCCAGCGGCCGACCATCGGCTTCGCGGCGCGCTTCGCCGCCGAGAAGGGCGTGGAGTATCTGCTCGAGGCCCTGCCGGCGGTGCTGGCGGCGGTGCCGGAGGCGCGGGTCGTGTTCAGCGGCGCCTACAAGGACACGGTGGGCGAGGAGGCGTACTGGCAGCGCCTGGCGCCGCTGCTCGACCGCCACCGCGACCGACTCACCTTCCTCGAGCTGCTGCCGATGGAGCAGATGCCGGCCTTCTTCGCCGCCTGCGACGTCCTGGCGGTGACCAGTCTGAACTCGACGGAAGCGTTCGGCATGGTACAGGTCGAGGCGATGCTGTCCGGCACGCCCGTCGTCGCCACCGACCTGCCCGGCGTCCGCGAAGCGGTCGGCCGCACCGGCATGGGCCTGATCGTGCCGCCGCGCGATCCCCAGCGCCTGGCGGCGGCGCTGGTCGAGGTGCTGGGCGACCGCGCGCGCTTCGTCCGGCCGCGCGCCGACGTCGTCGCCGCCTTCGACCTCGAACGCTCGCTGCGCCAGTACGAGGAGCTCTTCGCGGCGGTGCGGCGGCCATGA
- a CDS encoding class I SAM-dependent methyltransferase: MSEAPRKPAAAARPPARSPYTETYYARHGLAGDRIALWFYARLVRRLRPQGGRLLDFGCGTGHLLRRLSDHFEAYGYDASAEARGACRLTAPDAVVLEEWESLPAGHFDVIVALHALEHLPQPRPVVESMVRHLAPGGLLLFVVPNPSGLGHRIKGRHWFAYRDPTHVSVLSRGEWLTIARRCGLTVRWVRGDGMWDPPYLPLLPVGFQRLLFGAPAGIQLILPLRRPFLPDTLGECLIVAAERPR; this comes from the coding sequence ATGAGCGAGGCGCCGCGCAAACCGGCCGCGGCGGCGCGGCCGCCGGCGAGGTCGCCCTACACCGAGACGTACTACGCGCGGCACGGCCTCGCCGGCGACCGCATCGCCCTCTGGTTCTACGCCCGCCTGGTTCGCCGCCTGCGGCCGCAGGGCGGCCGCCTGCTCGACTTCGGCTGCGGCACCGGCCACCTGCTGCGCCGCCTCAGCGATCACTTCGAGGCGTACGGCTACGACGCGTCGGCCGAGGCGCGCGGCGCCTGCCGGCTGACGGCGCCCGACGCCGTGGTGCTCGAGGAGTGGGAATCGCTGCCGGCCGGCCACTTCGACGTCATCGTCGCCCTGCACGCGCTCGAACACCTGCCGCAGCCGCGGCCGGTGGTCGAGTCGATGGTCCGCCACCTCGCGCCCGGCGGCCTGCTGCTGTTCGTGGTCCCCAACCCGAGCGGCCTCGGCCATCGCATCAAGGGCCGCCACTGGTTCGCCTATCGCGACCCCACCCACGTCAGCGTGCTCAGCCGCGGCGAGTGGCTGACCATCGCCCGCCGCTGCGGCCTGACCGTCCGCTGGGTGCGCGGCGACGGCATGTGGGACCCGCCCTACCTGCCGCTGCTGCCGGTCGGCTTCCAGCGCCTGCTCTTCGGCGCCCCCGCCGGCATCCAGCTCATCCTGCCGCTGCGCCGCCCGTTCCTCCCCGACACCCTGGGCGAGTGCCTGATCGTCGCGGCGGAGCGGCCGCGCTAG
- a CDS encoding type II toxin-antitoxin system prevent-host-death family antitoxin, which produces MRTAAVAELKAQLSRYLSRVKAGEEVLVTERGIPIARLVPAASSGTMDEQLRDLERQGLIRLGPGVLPKDIWKLPRSQDPGAALRRAVTEEREDGR; this is translated from the coding sequence ATGAGGACGGCTGCGGTGGCGGAATTGAAGGCGCAGCTCAGTCGATACCTGAGCCGCGTCAAGGCTGGAGAGGAGGTGCTGGTCACCGAGCGTGGGATCCCCATCGCGCGCCTGGTGCCGGCCGCCAGCAGCGGAACGATGGACGAGCAGTTGCGCGATCTGGAACGCCAGGGGCTGATTCGTCTCGGCCCGGGCGTCCTGCCCAAGGACATCTGGAAGCTGCCGCGGTCGCAGGACCCGGGCGCCGCGCTGCGCCGGGCCGTCACCGAGGAGCGCGAGGACGGCCGGTGA
- a CDS encoding type II toxin-antitoxin system VapC family toxin, giving the protein MTFWDTSAIVPLCVVEPATARARALATADPSLVVWWATRTECLSAMARRRRDGQLSPQAERRARRVLTALAGAWSEVLPSEALRERSERLLSVHPLRAADAFQLAAALLWSRGATSTHALVCFDERLRDAAHREGFQVLPD; this is encoded by the coding sequence GTGACGTTCTGGGACACCTCAGCGATCGTCCCGCTGTGCGTCGTCGAGCCGGCGACCGCGCGGGCGCGGGCGCTCGCCACCGCGGACCCCTCGCTGGTGGTGTGGTGGGCGACGCGCACCGAATGTCTCTCGGCCATGGCTCGACGGCGTCGCGACGGACAGTTGAGCCCCCAGGCGGAGCGACGGGCCCGCCGCGTGCTCACGGCGCTGGCGGGTGCATGGTCGGAGGTGCTGCCGAGCGAGGCGCTCCGCGAGCGCAGCGAGCGCCTGCTCTCGGTACACCCCCTGCGCGCCGCGGATGCCTTCCAACTCGCGGCGGCGTTGCTGTGGTCGCGGGGAGCGACCTCGACCCACGCGCTCGTCTGCTTCGACGAGCGGCTGCGCGACGCCGCCCACCGCGAGGGCTTCCAGGTCCTCCCGGACTGA